From Aedes albopictus strain Foshan chromosome 1, AalbF5, whole genome shotgun sequence, one genomic window encodes:
- the LOC109398420 gene encoding transcription factor grauzone isoform X1, whose translation MSTSSDAKLEDCFTCLRRTDNFLSITERDEVSGENVEAVFAKHFWFSPAEYRDKTVCTSCWEKIDDFHKFYCDVERVHERTVASTLLALVKTEAVDCDGVEIVGKDEDGEEDRGEVFALEMYKLEVKQEEDEDNEVSVAKDREEPSSDEDQTEAIFEAPAEDSSNESDSDVPLARRLAAMKRKKRVAKRRVVTKPKLRKEKADNEEMNDFIRQQMDITCHKCAEMGIENDEIFESFYRLRVHFKKVHDTYGYVYCCNRKWATKTGLVEHLRNHEPMKGDQSRCVECNCMFKDKSSYVNHMFLVHTPDDQKQFKCDRCEKAFAAEDLLNSHITWHEEVEKRNHHCPICNKYFLSSRNLANHNMNHHQFGESSGQEPTGSGEPPPSQDMDESSKSARLKRTAEDLAKEDDLIKRFVALNCSKCDYIGETFNKLSYHAFKVHNMNTHSVLCCDKKFGKRQRLYEHCLRHLNPDHFKCDICGKTYADSSGLQIHKWWIHTPISERPFKCDICGARFVKDYLLKQHTKWHVNKERKTHFCDICNRAYSNSMQLKAHQQKKHGAVCDWVCDICAKGFIHRALLEEHRLTHTEEGLASLKMQCDKCERWLINKKSYLRHRRRCLDTSGPVTCDICGKESINEAALMGHKNFHHSKRPMFRCAYCGKECKTQLRLKEHEATHTGVVLYQCPHCPRTSNSSSNMYTHKKTAHPEKWAQEVSQRFYTR comes from the exons ATGTCCACCTCCTCCGATGCCAAGCTGGAGGATTGCTTCACCTGCCTCCGCCGGACGGATAATTTCCTCTCCATCACCGAACGGGACGAGGTCAGTGGGGAAAATGTCGAAGCCGTGTTTGCGAAGCACTTTTGGTTCAGCCCGGCGGAATATCGGGACAAAACGGTTTGCACCAGCTGCTGGGAAAAGATCGACGATTTCCATAAGTTTTACTGCGATGTGGAGAGGGTTCACGAGCGAACGGTGGCGTCGACGTTGCTGGCGCTGGTCAAAACCGAAGCGGTCGATTGTGACGGGGTGGAGATTGTCGGGAAGGACGAAGATGGCGAGGAGGACCGGGGAGAGGTCTTTGCTTTGGAAATGTACAAGCTGGAAGTGAAACAGGAAGAGGACGAGGATAATGAGGTTTCTGTTGCTAAGGATAGGGAGGAACCTAGCTCGGATGAGGATcag ACGGAAGCAATCTTCGAAGCACCCGCAGAGGACAGTAGCAATGAATCGGATTCGGATGTACCGCTGGCAAGACGCTTGGCTGCCATGAAGAGAAAGAAGCGTGTTGCCAAAAGACGAGTGGTTACAAAACCAAAGCTCAGGAAGGAGAAGGCCGACAACGAGGAAATGAACGATTTCATCCGGCAACAGATGGACATCACCTGTCACAAGTGTGCCGAAATGGGCATTGAAAACGACGAGATCTTCGAGTCATTCTACCGTCTAAGGGTTCATTTCAAGAAAGTCCACGACACTTATGGTTACGTGTACTGTTGCAACAGGAAGTGGGCCACAAAGACCGGATTGGTTGAGCATCTGAGAAACCACGAGCCGATGAAGGGCGATCAAAGCCGTTGCGTTGAGTGCAATTGCATGTTCAAGGACAAGAGCAGCTACGTCAATCACATGTTTCTGGTGCACACACCCGACGACCAGAAACAATTCAAATGCGACCGATGTGAGAAGGCGTTTGCGGCGGAAGATCTGCTCAACAGTCACATCACGTGGCACGAGGAAGTCGAGAAGAGGAATCATCATTGCCCGATTTGCAACAAGTACTTCCTCAGTTCGCGAAATTTAGCGAATCACAACATGAACCATCACCAGTTTGGGGAAAGTTCGGGACAGGAACCGACGGGGTCCGGGGAGCCGCCGCCGAGCCAGGATATGGATGAATCGAGCAAATCGGCCAGACTCAAACGAACGGCGGAGGATTTGGCCAAGGAAGACGATTTGATTAAGCGATTCGTTGCTCTGAACTGTTCGAAGTGTGACTATATAG GTGAAACATTCAACAAGCTGTCCTACCACGCGTTCAAAGTGCACAACATGAACACCCACTCGGTGCTCTGTTGCGACAAGAAGTTCGGGAAACGGCAACGGCTGTACGAGCACTGCCTGCGGCATCTGAACCCGGACCACTTCAAGTGCGACATCTGCGGCAAAACGTACGCCGACAGTTCCGGGCTGCAGATCCACAAGTGGTGGATTCACACGCCGATCTCGGAACGGCCCTTCAAGTGTGACATTTGCGGGGCCCGTTTCGTCAAGGATTACCTCCTGAAGCAGCACACCAAGTGGCACGTGAACAAGGAACGGAAGACACATTTCTGCGACATCTGCAACCGGGCTTACTCGAACTCGATGCAACTGAAGGCCCACCAGCAGAAAAAGCATGGGGCCGTGTGTGACTGGGTGTGCGACATCTGCGCCAAGGGCTTCATCCATCGGGCACTGCTGGAGGAACACCGGTTGACCCATACCGAGGAGGGGCTGGCCAGTCTGAAGATGCAGTGCGACAAATGCGAACGCTGGTTGATCAACAAGAAGAGCTACTTGAGACATCGGAGGCGCTGTCTCGATACGAGTGGGCCGGTCACGTGCGACATCTGCGGCAAGGAGTCGATCAACGAGGCGGCACTGATGGGACACAAGAACTTCCACCACTCGAAACGGCCGATGTTCAGGTGTGCCTACTGCGGGAAGGAGTGCAAGACGCAGCTACGGTTGAAG GAACACGAGGCAACCCACACGGGGGTGGTGCTTTATCAGTGTCCTCACTGCCCGAGGACGTCCAACTCGAGCTCCAATATGTACACGCATAAGAAGACGGCCCATCCGGAGAAGTGGGCCCAGGAGGTTTCCCAACGGTTCTACACTAGGTAA